The stretch of DNA AGGTGGacgaaaaaaatattattttttaaaataaataagatgtttAACATGTTTCTCATTTCTTGCATTTCCAAATCAAGGTTGATGGACGTGTATGTCCTGGTTTTTTGTGAAACATCGCaccttattttgtttttcttactggtAAACAATatgcacgcgcacgcacacacacacgtacagacaCAGACTCGTGACTTCCTGTAAGAATCGGCGGgtaaaagtgaaactgaaagttCAGACTCCATTTTGAATCGACGGAGCAGAAGGAGGGAAGCTGAAGTCTGAGGCAGGTGAGCGTTAAAACAACATTACtcttattttactgtcaaagtGTCAGAgtcagttttctctctgtggcgGGAAGAAGAATCAGAATGAACTTTTGTCCAACAAAGACACTGAGGAAAGCAGGAAATAACATGAGGTGGTACTTCCGGTTCTCTCCGTCAGAATCAACAGTTTGATTTGTCTGACACGACGTTGAATATTCACAATGGACCTACAACTAACCCAAGAACACTGACCAGGTTTTTATagtatttactttattatacagtatagtgtgtgcatgtgtgtgcgcgcgcccatgtgtgcgcgcgcgcgtgtgtgtgtgttatctcacagtcagtgttactggtttccctctcagactgactgaagtccAGAAGATGAATGATGTGGAGGAAGACGAGGACGgagcagagtctccagtccCCAGCTGTTGGTCTATGAAGAGTGACCGGTCCAAAGAAGAACCTCTAAACTTCAGGAATGAACCTggaccttcacacacacagtaagacactgtttctactgtttctaaTAGATTTATATTCATGACGATGAACCATTAGAGCTGATTCTAAGTTGGATCTTGGGTTTCCTCACCAGAATCTACTGATGGTCTTTCTGTAGCAGAACAACTCAGAACCTCCATGTCAGAATTTACACcttcagaaaatattaatttgtcttTGCCCTGATGTTGAACCCTCTTCCACTGGTGCTGTAACAGGTCTGTACCTGAGGAGAGGGTGAGAACAAGAACAATACTGAAATAATatgaatgaaacatgtttgtgttgcagaggtGAGTCctacagacagagagcagagtctccagtccCCAGCTGTTGGTCTGTGAAGAGTGACTGGTCCAAAGATGAACCTCTAAACTTCAGTAATGAACTTggaccttcacacacacagtaagagaGAAATTTACATTCATGATGCTGATTAGTGTGAATCTCCATGTCAGAATTAATCATCTGATAAAGTATTTGTCTTTGCCCTCATGTTGAAGTCGCTCTGTGACCATCTGAGTGTCTCCACAGTGTGTGACACATCtggatatttgtttgtttgtttgttgttttttagtcACCAAAGTTTTACTGccttattttttattcagatcagaatcagaatcactTTTATTCTCCAAATGTTCACAAGAATTTAACTTGGTGacaacagctgaaaaacacacaattaaaacaacatttagacattgaacataaaacacaaatatactgtatattatcacACGGTGAAGTGCTGCGCTGAAATACCGTGGCTGCCAGCAAGGAAGGCGGCGCCTTTATGGTGCAAATCAAAATCAAGTAACATAAATATTCAGTTGACTTTCCATAACAAACTACATTCATTGATGACTCCATCACATGAAGAATTATAAGTGTTTATgatgaatttacattcagatactgacagtaagtgaaatacagaaataaatcatGTGAATAGCACAAAGATAGAAAAGCATGTCAAGGAGACCCAAGCGCACGAGTGTGTCACGCCCTTTTTATCTATAGAGCAGTTTATGACTCTGTTAAGTTACGTTTCATGTGATGAACGCGAGACTTAAATCTATAAATCTGGACTTTCTCCACTCTGTTAAATGGCTGGTTCTGAATTTGCAGGGCACCATTGTGAATGAGAGTGTtgctctcagtgtctctgaataaataatatgaatgaaacatgtttgtgttgcagaggtGAGTCctacagacagagagcagagtctccagtccCCAGCTGTTGGTCTATGAAGAGTGACCGGTCCAAAGAAGAACCTCTAAACTTCAGTAATGAACCTggaccttcacacacacagtaagacactgtttctactgtaaacTGACCTGATGGAAGATGAAGAAATGATTTTCTAATAGATTTATATTAATGATGCAGTTACTGCAGAAACCACCTGAAACTACAAACTGAAATGGATCTTGTGGGTTTTATAACTAGAATCTATTGATTGTGTTTCTCTAATAAAACAACTGGAAGCTCAAGAATGAACACTAAGAAAATATTCATGTATCATGATGAAGTGTCTAAAAAGTCTGAAAGCTCTGAATCattagtaagtggacctttgagTCTGGATCCTCTCCATTATATCTTGTTCCTCACATAGTAAAGTAATCTGGACAAAGAAGAGCAGAAGATGTTCAGGTGTAGATTCAGACCACTTCTCCACTGATGCTGTTATTTGATCCTTGACAgtagagagtgacagaaaacatgaagggAACGATGGACAGGAAAGACAGCTGTCCAGATGTGCAGCTCAGACACATCTGTTACACGCTGTGTGTCTGAGACTCCTGCTCGACCATCACTCTTCAAACCACTTCTAATCTCAGTGCAAACCTCACTGACCCAAGCTGAGCTGCACAAACTGATGTAAAACATCAAGGACATGATCAGCTCAGTCTTAACggaggcttttactgtgaagtaGCTGCAGGAAGTCTTTCATTAGTATTGACAGCAAGCTACAGGCCCATCACTACATGTTTAATCAGACAGCCAGATAGGGAAAACAAGTTCTTGAAGTTATTTTTTAGGCATGTTGggcctttattttgacagccacagtgagagagaggaagtgacgCAGGAAAGGGCCACAGCTCAGACTGGAGCCTGGGCCACTGCAGTTAGGACTCAGTGTTAACGGTTCGCTCTGGagcaggtgagccaccgaggcgccccGAAGAGGAAACAGTTGATTAGTGttgaaatgaatcattttaattcagACTGAATGTtgaattcaaacagaaaagaagctgcattttgacttttctctgtGACCATCAGAGCTTCATGAAACAAAGTAAAGTTTCTGTCACGACTTCATCTACGTCCAAggtgcacagagagaggaaaaagtccAAAGAGGTCAaatctccagcagcagctgcaggaaacagaagCATTCAGCTCGAGGCCTTCATCAGATCAATGACCCTGATGAAGCCCTCGAGCCGAAATGCATCAGTCTCATAAAGTTCCTCTatttactgcagctgctgctggagctttGACGCCATCAGAGCTTCTGGACAGTGTTGGACACATCTGGATATTTTACAACAGCAATCAACAAAGTTTTGTAGTGataaagaaatgtcttcacaggctgaagaggaggagccatgtctctgtgtccagctgtgctctgtgtcaggacGTCCTGAAGGATCCAGTCTCTACCAGCTGTGGACACTGGTTCTGCAGACAGTGCTTCACCTCATACTGGGACCAGTCTGGTTCTTCAGGAGACTCCTCCTGTCCCCAGTGTGGAAAAAGACCCAGAACAAGACCTGGActgcagacagccagtcagaccagcactgaacaaagtgagactgaacatctgtatgatgatgtcatcattctGAGACCAGGACCTGTTGTTTTATACAGAGTCATTTGTTACATCACACAGCATCGACCTTTAAGATGATTATAaataccacaacattaaaatcttttctttgttgtctttagtttttctgcagctgatgaaaataatcatcagattctgtttcttcagtctgacgttgtctcttctctttcagcagatagtggtctgcaggaggttttacatcaacataagatcagtctgaggagcagatgtgaacatgtgactgaaggaactgatggaacaggaagtggaaccctcctcaacaggatctacactgagctccacatcacagagggacagagtgaagaggttaatacccaacatgaggtgaggcagctggagacaactTCCGAGAAGAAGACCCTCCATGACACTCCAATCAGGTGCCacgacatctttaaagcctTACCTGACCAGCAGAGACGCCGCATCTCTAAAGTCTCACCTGACCAACAGAGACCCATCAGAGTGGTTCTGACCAACGGCGTCGCTGGCGTTGGAAAAACCTTCTCGGTGCAGAAGTTCTGTCTGGACTGGGCAGAGGGCTTGGAGAACCAagatgtcagtctgctggttctgctttcgttcagggagctgaacctgatcagagatcagcagtacagtcttctcaggctgctccatgttttccatccaacattacagaaggtcacagcagagcagctcgctgtctgtaaagttctgttcatctttgacggcctggatgaaagcagactgtcactggatttcaacaacaggaagtctgtgtctgatgtcacacaggagtcatcagtcaacgtgctgctgacaaacctcatcagggggaatctGCTTCCCTCGGCTCTCGTCTGGATAACTTCCAGACCTGCggcggccaatcagatccctcctacaTGTGTGGACAGGGTAACAGAAGTACGAGGCTTCACTGACgcccagaaggaggagtacttcaggaggagatccagtgatgaagagctgtccagcagaatcatctcacacatcaagacgtccaggagcctccacatcatgtgtcaagtcccagtcttctgctggatcactgctacagttctggagcacatgttgaccacagaccagagaggagagctgccccagaccctgactgacctgttctcacacttcctgctggttcagacacagaggaagaagaacaagtacCATGAGGGACGTGAGACGAGTCCACAGGAGCTGACGGAGGTTGACGGGGAAGTTCTTCTGAAGCTGGGGAGGCTGGCGtttgaacatctggagaaaggaaacatcatgttctaccaagaagacctggagcagtgtggtcttgatgtcacagaggcctcggtgtactcaggactttgtactgagatcttcagaagagagagtgtgatcttccagaaaacagtctactgctttgttcatctgagcgttcaggagtttctggctgcagtctacatgttccactgttacaccaacaggaagacagaggtcCTGAAGAACTTCCTGgggaaaaaacatgttgatttaaCCCTGGATGACTTCCTGTGGGCAGCCATGGACAAATCCCTCAAAAGCAGAAATGGTCACCTGGACCTGTTTGTTCGCTTCCTtcatggcctctctctggagtccaACCAGAGACTCTTAGGAGGTCTGCTGGGTCAGACAGAGAACGGTCCAGAAACCATCCAGAGAGCCATCAACAAcctgaaaaagaagaggaaaaaaacctCTCCTGACAGAAGCATCAACATCTTCCACTGTCTGACGGAGATGAAGGATCACTCAGTTCATCAGGAGATCCAAGAGTTCCTGAAGTCAGAGAACAGATCAAAGAAGAAACTCTCTGTGATCCAGTGCTCAGCTCTGGcctacatgctgcagatgtcagaggaggttCTGGATGAGTTGGACCTGAAGGAGTTCAACACATCAGAGGAGGGACGACGGAGACTgatcccagctgtgaggaactgCAGGAAGGCTCGGTGAGTCCACATGTGATTATCATGAATCATTATGGAGATTAGTTGTGAAgtttttcagataaaaactataaaataattCTTAAAATAGAGTTTCACTGTGTCCTTTGTATTTTGTCACAGATGTTCTTGAGCTGTTTCAAATGCTGAATATTGATATTGCAGTTGTGTTTATAGTTGTCAAGTTAATGAACAGTTATCCTGTTTATGTCTAATGATTGATTCATCTTCCTCTGGGTGATGGAGACGAAGGAAAACCTGATCAAACAAATGAAGAACTGGTCGAGGTTTTatcacagcagctttttatctcattttaaatgatgtatttgttttaatgttttttctaaacctcgttttaatttgacatttaatgatGGATTCATATTCATCTGtaaattatttgaatttaaatattaGTTAATAAAATACGTAGTAATCTCGTCAGTTTCTGGATTCATGAATTCATTGGTAAAATCTTGATGAGttcctgttgttattgtttctcTAATGGAATAGTTAAAAAGCATTTCCATGAGTCTGGAGATGGAGATCCTACAGACTGAAAACATCTTTCTGGTGACATTAATTCAACTttatcactttgtgtttttgtgctgaaaaagagtgaaaacttCACTCAATCATCTGAGACGCACGTCTTcatatgaaataatagaaatattaaaCAGGTGCGATCAGCTGATGTGTTCATCTGTACCGAGCTGATGATGGTGacgctgacagcagcaggtatCAAACACAGATCATCTTTACCAACTGTCGTTGTTCACTGAGCTGAACTCAGTGGAAATATCCTGCTGTcactttaaaacagtgttttctaaTCAACATGGCCTCATGGGAACTTTGTGGAGACCACATGGATCAGATCTCACTGACAGACTGTGGACATTATGGAAGACTGACTGTGACCACATCCTCTCTCTTCACctgaatttaagataaacacaaagcttgtgctacagaaaatggacccagtgaatagctccctaagcttaacatgtcctatgataactattaatttagctgtacagactaatgagcagtgataactaacatgtctttggggtcatcaggtgggaacctcctttcaccagtgtttcgtctagttggtcccacaacacctccaggaggctagacagtgatcactggcgtcccagagtcactcccctaatgccagccatcactgctcctcacaccaccattttctttatcttgcctatgctaccacaaacaacaccatcatcaactctgacaaaacacactagcagattcagcaaacaaactcccctgcacagttggagaaagtggcggccattttgaaggaggcagagtcaaggagagaagcctttttgagctaaactctcccccgccggattaggctgtactcttgccccccccacccccccactctccaagacaatgagggatgtagagtcagggagaggggcctttttaggctggctctcccctgccggattaggctgtgctctacacccTTCATACTctaacaccacaccatgcaactcacctaaaacaaacaaactcacctaagcagccaaagacacactacaaaccaattcgatacaagcaaacaatacaggccacctcacctggactaaccgcatggtctcaaagaggctcacacaggccacacccccacttaaaaacacttcctcttcctggatttcttccttgcttctcctaagagtctatctatcctaagtgctccccctgctgggcccccagctaccattactccttctcatccaaatccactgactggatcttgctgcctcatctgacatgtcctttacaattttcctcacactctgtccacttgctcctaactccctcaccaaagagacaacagaccttgctacaaatcctctacatcctacttccactggacaaatcctaactttccatcctcgctgctctgcttctgcccctaactctgcgtacctgagctttttcctttcatatgcttcctcaactaaggcctcccacggaacagtcagctctatgaaatatactttcattctactcctagaccacaagactatatcaggccttagctttgtaatggctatttcctggggaacaagaagctttcctcctaaatctacctgcatttcccaatcacaagcaccttctaagctgccttgccttcttgttgtcttaccaactttctctccctcttgaacgaacttgattgcacctttctttgttttaggtcctcctaaatttgcctgcctccgtaattcttcaattcctgcagctaagctttttagaacctggttatgtcgccacgtatacctgccttgcgacagactaaccttacaccctgacagaatgtgctttaaagttgccgtacctgaacacaatgaacatagtgggtctccatttacccagagttttaggttctggggagttggcagtacatcataagttgcccctatcaagaatctaatactactttcctccatgctccagagttctttccagctaagctttttcttatctacaccttcccaattcacccactgtccctgcttagcctgagccactgccttagcaccccttaataattcctcctgtctacgaacctgctccacaactagttttctcttctccttgggacctgctctactccacaccggtttgcctgggccaagccccaagcctccccggcctatttggacattacccacaatctctgtatgcctaagcgttgcttctgcctcctgcactgcgattcttggattccactttctccccttgattgggtttggaaccaccttactaactaccgcatctttgctcccagataacaggagctctgtcctaaccttggtacatttaaactcctccactagactagttactgggagctgaagtatgcctttcccatacagtgccactgtgcttaaacatctaggaacacctagccacttcctaatgtaaaagctaactaatttttccattttttctgcagtggatattggaatctcatatacagacagtggccacatcagcctgggaaataacccaaactgcagacaccacagtttcaactttcctggcagccctgatttatctattctatccagtccctcagcaacatcctttcgaaactgcactacctgttctccgtcattcaagtctgccttgtaccacctacctagactctttactgatttttccctaattattggaatttcctcttcatctattacaaacttcctatcacttaacttccctctgcttattgagatacttctagacttactaggcttgattttcatactagcccactttaagtttttattaagtctctcaagtattcttttcatacatggcaccgttgtagttatcaacgtcatgtcatccatgtaggccctaattggtgtaaggcgcaccccatcctgccgcctctctccacctacaacccacttagaagctctaatgattacctccatcgccattgtgaatgccaatggagaaatcgtgcaccctgccatgatgcctatttctagcctctgccatcctgttgtgaagcctgctgtgcttaagcacagcctaatatcttggaaatacaattttactaaattaaccactactccaggtactttaaaataatcaaatgcctcccaaataaggctatgtggcactgaaccaaacgcgtttgctaaatccaaaaatatgacattcaagtctcttttctctgtcttggctgcctgaatctgatgccaaatcatgctagtgtgctctaaacatcctgcgaaccctggtattcctgccttctgtactgcagtatcaattaagctattcctttctaaataactagttaatctccgtgcgactacactaaagaagatcttcccctctacatttaggagagagatcattcgaaactgactcaggtctgaggattccttctcctttgggataaaaacacctcctgccctacgccatgctctgggaataacctgttgctcccaaactattcttaattgcctccacaaaaactttaggatatcaggtgcgcttttataaacccggtaggggactccatttggccctggggccgaagaagcctttgcacgcctgactacctcctcaacctccttccacctgggtggtctaacatccatctcatgatctatctttcctactggcggcatgtcaggtggaaggcctattactctattctgctcaaaatctgaatatgtgtctcttagatatttttctacttctaactttgttgccttaagctgccctcccttttcctggttaaacaatcctttagcaaacttgaaagggtccctgtaaaacgctgtccttacatactctttattctttctctttttcctaagatattcagcccttctaagtactgctagtctgcctctcaaatcctcttgcaacacattaattccccccctctcttcctctgttgcccttttccactgctttcttaattgtcttctttccttaactaatttctccatttccctttgccgTCTGGACTTAACtaactgtgctctttcaaccctctttctgtcttgcacccCAAATCTTTCTGCACCACCATCTGAAAGAGGATTGAAACTCTGCAGGTGTGAGAGAGACTGATGAGAATGATTGTTTCCTGTCAAACACAGTGAGATCAGATGAACTGAaccagagatgaagagagattatggatcaacacaggaCGTGTCAAACTGTTTGATCATCACATGCTTGAAGTCAATATGAAGTGTCCTCTTACATAATGACTCTGTGTAATGAACGTGTCATGACAGGTTTGCTGGTTGTGGACTCTCAGAGACTCACTGTGAAGTcgtggcctcagctctgaagtccaacccctcccacctgagacacctggacctgagtgacAACCCTAACCtacaggattcaggagtgaggatcctgtctgctggactggagagtccaaactgtggactggagactctgaggtcagttcactgactggaGCTGTTGTGGGTTTGTAGATAATTAATATCACTAACTGCAGTTCAGAATCAGACATAAAGACAGGAGCAGGGTTTATTTAGAGGCCGGCAGAAGTCGAGTCATGACGGGGAAATGTTTGACGGTTTTTCAGCTTCCTGCGGTTCATGTTGTCCATCAGTGAAGATGAAgtcaggaggggggggggggctcagtcATGGAGGGACAGGAACTCACAGAGGACATTTAGTACTAAACAGGGACTCTGTGGACTGACTCTGGATCTGTGTGACTCTGAagcttcattcagcttcacaTGAACTCATCACGTCATTGTGACAGTAGCTGTGTTAGGAAGAGACGTCACAGTCAGTGTGGAGCAGGAAGGATCACTGCCACAACACCTCGTCATCACAATGTGACATGTGACTGTTCaagacacaaacatcaaactgtCCTTTAACGATGTTTAATGAACCTGCTGAGACACcaacacaggaagaagaaggtCATGTGATACGTTAGATAATGAACTGATCTGAGTCCAACACGTCCGATCAGATATTGATTCTGTATTGACAGACTGTACtgaggtcagcagcagctgatgaatgtgtgttgacatgaacaggtgtgtgaatgttgttcTGACATGTGGATGATGTGAGTAGatgtgacatgatgatgatccacaacaacagaaggacaaagtcaCTCTGCTCCTTTTAGAAATCATTGATTAggacagtggttcccaacctgtgggtcAGGGCCCAGTGCTGGGCTGCCAAGGTGTTGACGACAAATCATCTGCAAAACAATATCATTCtggtgaaaagatgaaaagtatTTGGCCTCGTACTGTTACGAGTTCAGATGTTGGTTGTTGAAGGATGGGAACCACTGAATTAGGACATATGTGATTGATTATCAATTATTAAATCTctatcttttattctttattcaggttgatCAGCTGCtggttgtcagagatcagctgttcttctctgacctcagctctgaagtccaacccctcccacctgagagaactggacctgagtcaGAACTACAACCTGCAGGATCcaggtgtgaagcagctgtgtggttttctggagagtccagactgtggactggagactctgaggtcagactccatgttttatttctgtgctcagattaatctgatgttaaagttgtgttgactctaacctgcagacaggttcatattcatgagctaaaatcctcttcagctttttaacatttacactgttAATGAAGCTCTCTGGAttagagaggggggggggtgagacggagagagagggaggggagagaccttcacctttgtctctaaactctcatcttttattctttattcaggttgagttgctgcaggttgtcagagatcagctgttcttctctggccatTGTTGTGGTTGGGCCCCTGAACTTGCACCTTAATTGAAATATCCGTTTAAGGTACAGTATAAGTAACTTTAATATTATCTTGATATTTGTACTTTGTGTGAAAACCCATCTATTCATacagaaaatccccaaaattTATTGTAATCATTTACATTGTCTGTTAGTGTAGCCCAAATCTGAGTAATTCTACTTTATTAAATACATGAATACTAAATAAGAATTCTTTATCTTGTTACCAGATAACCACATTTTGTccccaaaataaaactgctaCTCAGC from Seriola aureovittata isolate HTS-2021-v1 ecotype China chromosome 10, ASM2101889v1, whole genome shotgun sequence encodes:
- the LOC130176769 gene encoding NACHT, LRR and PYD domains-containing protein 14-like isoform X9, whose protein sequence is MNDVEEDEDGAESPVPSCWSMKSDRSKEEPLNFRNEPGPSHTQGESYRQRAESPVPSCWSVKSDWSKDEPLNFSNELGPSHTQGESYRQRAESPVPSCWSMKSDRSKEEPLNFSNEPGPSHTQLKRRSHVSVSSCALCQDVLKDPVSTSCGHWFCRQCFTSYWDQSGSSGDSSCPQCGKRPRTRPGLQTASQTSTEQTDSGLQEVLHQHKISLRSRCEHVTEGTDGTGSGTLLNRIYTELHITEGQSEEVNTQHEVRQLETTSEKKTLHDTPIRCHDIFKALPDQQRRRISKVSPDQQRPIRVVLTNGVAGVGKTFSVQKFCLDWAEGLENQDVSLLVLLSFRELNLIRDQQYSLLRLLHVFHPTLQKVTAEQLAVCKVLFIFDGLDESRLSLDFNNRKSVSDVTQESSVNVLLTNLIRGNLLPSALVWITSRPAAANQIPPTCVDRVTEVRGFTDAQKEEYFRRRSSDEELSSRIISHIKTSRSLHIMCQVPVFCWITATVLEHMLTTDQRGELPQTLTDLFSHFLLVQTQRKKNKYHEGRETSPQELTEVDGEVLLKLGRLAFEHLEKGNIMFYQEDLEQCGLDVTEASVYSGLCTEIFRRESVIFQKTVYCFVHLSVQEFLAAVYMFHCYTNRKTEVLKNFLGKKHVDLTLDDFLWAAMDKSLKSRNGHLDLFVRFLHGLSLESNQRLLGGLLGQTENGPETIQRAINNLKKKRKKTSPDRSINIFHCLTEMKDHSVHQEIQEFLKSENRSKKKLSVIQCSALAYMLQMSEEVLDELDLKEFNTSEEGRRRLIPAVRNCRKARFAGCGLSETHCEVVASALKSNPSHLRHLDLSDNPNLQDSGVRILSAGLESPNCGLETLRLISCWLSEISCSSLTSALKSNPSHLRELDLSQNYNLQDPGVKQLCGFLESPDCGLETLRLSRCRLSEISCSSLTSALKSNPSHLRHLDLSHSDLMDPDMKQLCGFLESPDCGLETLRLSCCRLSEISCSSLTSALKSNPSHLRELDLNENFLQDPGVKQLCGFLESPDCRLETLRLKSCWLTEISCSSLASAMKSNPSHLRELDLSDNNLQDPDVKQLRDLVESPDCRLETLRWKNSSLSEISCSSPASALKSNPSHLRELDLSQNNLKDPDVKQLWYFLKSPDCGLETLRLSGCSLSEISCSSLASALKSNPSHLRHLDLSQNYNLKDPGVKQLCGFLESPDCGLETLRLRSCSLSEISCSSLASALKSNPSHLRHLDLSQNYNLKDPGVKQLCGFLESPDCGLETLRLSRCSLSEISCSSLTSALKSNPSHLRELDLSYNDLKDPGVKQLCGFLESPDCGLETLRLSCCSLSEISCSSLTSALKSNPSHLRHLDLSYNDLKDPDVKQLCGFLESPDCGLETLRLRFCRLSEISWSSLASALKSNPSHLRELDLSDNNLKDPDVKQLCDLQESPDCRLETLRWKW
- the LOC130176769 gene encoding NACHT, LRR and PYD domains-containing protein 12-like isoform X18, with the protein product MNDVEEDEDGAESPVPSCWSMKSDRSKEEPLNFRNEPGPSHTQGESYRQRAESPVPSCWSVKSDWSKDEPLNFSNELGPSHTQGESYRQRAESPVPSCWSMKSDRSKEEPLNFSNEPGPSHTQLKRRSHVSVSSCALCQDVLKDPVSTSCGHWFCRQCFTSYWDQSGSSGDSSCPQCGKRPRTRPGLQTASQTSTEQTDSGLQEVLHQHKISLRSRCEHVTEGTDGTGSGTLLNRIYTELHITEGQSEEVNTQHEVRQLETTSEKKTLHDTPIRCHDIFKALPDQQRRRISKVSPDQQRPIRVVLTNGVAGVGKTFSVQKFCLDWAEGLENQDVSLLVLLSFRELNLIRDQQYSLLRLLHVFHPTLQKVTAEQLAVCKVLFIFDGLDESRLSLDFNNRKSVSDVTQESSVNVLLTNLIRGNLLPSALVWITSRPAAANQIPPTCVDRVTEVRGFTDAQKEEYFRRRSSDEELSSRIISHIKTSRSLHIMCQVPVFCWITATVLEHMLTTDQRGELPQTLTDLFSHFLLVQTQRKKNKYHEGRETSPQELTEVDGEVLLKLGRLAFEHLEKGNIMFYQEDLEQCGLDVTEASVYSGLCTEIFRRESVIFQKTVYCFVHLSVQEFLAAVYMFHCYTNRKTEVLKNFLGKKHVDLTLDDFLWAAMDKSLKSRNGHLDLFVRFLHGLSLESNQRLLGGLLGQTENGPETIQRAINNLKKKRKKTSPDRSINIFHCLTEMKDHSVHQEIQEFLKSENRSKKKLSVIQCSALAYMLQMSEEVLDELDLKEFNTSEEGRRRLIPAVRNCRKARFAGCGLSETHCEVVASALKSNPSHLRHLDLSDNPNLQDSGVRILSAGLESPNCGLETLRLISCWLSEISCSSLTSALKSNPSHLRELDLSQNYNLQDPGVKQLCGFLESPDCGLETLRLSRCRLSEISCSSLTSALKSNPSHLRHLDLSHSDLMDPDMKQLCGFLESPDCGLETLRLSCCRLSEISCSSLTSALKSNPSHLRELDLNENFLQDPGVKQLCGFLESPDCRLETLRLSRCSLSEISCSSLTSALKSNPSHLRELDLSYNDLKDPGVKQLCGFLESPDCGLETLRLSCCSLSEISCSSLTSALKSNPSHLRHLDLSYNDLKDPDVKQLCGFLESPDCGLETLRLRFCRLSEISWSSLASALKSNPSHLRELDLSDNNLKDPDVKQLCDLQESPDCRLETLRWKW